The following is a genomic window from Numida meleagris isolate 19003 breed g44 Domestic line chromosome 25, NumMel1.0, whole genome shotgun sequence.
CAAACCACGCTATTGTTCAGCTGTTCCATTTAAGGTCAATGAGAGCTAACTCCTGCTTGTTTGCTCTCCCACAGGGACTAGACCTGCCCCTAACCTTTCTTGACATATCAAGGCCTTAGGCTTCACATCTGAAACCAAAAATAACCTTTACGGTGCAGAGGTTATCTTCTTCAGGAGGTCTTCTGATCCCCTGGCCATTTAAGTCACAGGGTCAAATTGGTTGGGTTCATGGTAGAAATATGAGTAAAGGTTGGGTATGCTGTGCTAAAGTTAGAACTACAGCCTCTTTAAGCTGAAGGACTGAAGGCAAGCAGGCCCTCTCCCCAGATTTCAGCTGGGAAGTGAGTGATTCACACAGAGACTTTGATGtgttctgaaagaaacacaCGCTTCTCTCTGAGCTGCCTTCATTCTGCCTAGGTCTACTCAAAGCAAGATTGCCAGACATGCCAGGAACTTGGCAGCTCGGGCTGCTTGGCAAGATCTGCCTCCAGTCTGCCTAGTAAAGCAGATGTACCTCAGGGTAAGCTGCCCAAAAAGTTTACAGACAAGCCTTACTAGAAAATGATTTACAATCCTCTGTTAATGCTCCTTCAGGAACCGAATGGGGAAACTCAATAGTGCGCTTCTTAACGTGTGGCACCTGTGACCTGTTAACAGCAGACTGCATTGAGGAGAGCCTCAGAGCTTCGTCTCCTCTCACATTGCTCCTATTCATCCCTCCACAGATTCCTCCAGGGCCACTGAAATCATCCTCTGCCCCAGAATGGAACAAAAACCAACGCGCCCTTTGGTAAGATGTGAACCAGTTTCTAGGAACAGATTGTTACAGGTAACAACTATACGGGAGGAAAGTTTCCCTAATAAGCCCGGAAAAGCCTCGCTTTTAAGCATCCATACTGCGATTCTAAATCTCTCCCTGTGGACCAggcagcacacactgcagctaCACAACACAAGGAGTTTTACACCTGGCACAGAACAACCGCCTTGGCGCCGAGAGAAGGGGATCTTTCTGGCAACGGGAGGAGAGCCTTCAAAAGGTAAACGTCACATCCAGGCCCTCAGCACGTTAGGAGCTTTCATctttgcagggcagcagctgttgCTTCACTTTACTTTTCCTCAGGCTGCAGCCTCGTGCCAGGATGTGCAACAATTTTTCCATGAATATTGGCACCTGCGGAGGCTGCGCTCACAGCTGGCGATGTTCCTCCGTCCTGCTCggggaaggaagaagatgggaaaacaaaaaccagatgCACACAAGGTTACAAGGCCACTCACTTTTATTTATGGAAATAGCAGACAACCTCGGAGCCGAGGTGGAATTTCTGTGATGCTGATGGTAAGAGTGGCTGCAATACTCAGTGAGAACAGTGGGGGGGATCTGCTGCCCAGGAATAGCCAGGTCCTGCAGACTTGAGGCTGAACGTCTGCAACCCCCAGCTCCGGGCGGTGACACAGGACAACGCTTCCTGGCACTGAAGGAAGGCAGCACGCCTCCATCCCaccctgcagcatctccaggcTCCATCTCCCTTGAATGCGCAGAAATGAGCCAGCACAAGCAAAGGGAGCTGAAAAGCTGAAGCTCACCAGTATGAATCCtcactttctttgttttgaagtgcTTTACCACAGCCGCACTGTGGTTTGGGGAGCTCTCCTGTTattaagaatcatagaatggcctgggttgaaaaggacctcaaagatcatcgagtttcaacccccctgctgagttcagggtcgccagccactagaccaggctgcccagagccacgtccagcctggccttgaatgcttccagggacggggcatccacaacttccttgggcaacctgttccagtgcatcaccaccctctgtgtggaaaacttcctcctaatatctaacctacatctcccctgtctcggtttgaaaccattcccccttgtcctatcgctgtccacccttgtgaacaatcattccccctcctgtttatacgctcccttcaagtattggaaggccacagtgaggtctccccggagccttctcttctccaaactaaacaagcccagttccctcaacctttcctcataggagaggtgctccagcctctgatcatcttagtcgccctcctctgaactctttccaagagctccacatctttcttgtgctgggtccccaggcctggacgcagtgctgcagatggggcctcacaagagccgagtagagggggaccaccacctccctctccctgctgaccactcctcttttattGCAGCCCAGAACctagttggccttctgggctgccagcgcacactgctggctcacgtccagcttctcgtccaccaaAGAGTCTATTTTTCAGTTCCttacacagaaaacagattgcACTCTGGATTCCAGAGGCCTGCCCCCACGTCTTAGGAACAATCTACTTCAAGCACATCTGCTGCGTGGCTCAGTACTTCTTATGCAGGAGAAAAGCCAATGGGGCAACACTTCAGAGTAAGCAACTTGAAAACCTAAGGAAGGGCACTGGGCACAGTGAGAGCTGATTTCTCTCACGGAGCACCAAGTGCAGTGTGTGATGAGCTCTCTGTAAGCCAGCTGTGTGATCTCGCTCCAGATCACTACCataaaagaaacaaccaaagAATTCACAGagtttattctttaaaaaagttatttaagaagcaaaataatttacttcAATTCAAACCAACAGAGATGCATTACTGAGAGCAGATAATTATACCAAGTTACAACAAATTAGcccttgaattaaaaaaaaaaaaagtccagatCTCAACAGTTTCCAGCTATCCTGGAGGCGGTGCAGTATTGAGGCTTGTGGAGTAATGAAGGAGCACACACAGGATTAGAACGTGATTCAAACCTTCATTAATCTCCCTCCCCCCACAGGTCCAAAGTTGCCTGAAATCCAGTTCTTCCTAAATCACTGAAGTGCACTAACAAGACACGTCTACATAAGCATCACCATCACTATTCAAGTCTTACTGATGACAATAAGAACGAAATCTGAGCAatgggttgtgtttttttttttttaatacgaCCATGGAGTTGGGGCACTCACATTGACAAGCCACAGCGCTATACTCGTCAAACAGCTGTTCTCAGTCAGCAGTAACAAATATTTAGTTCAGTTATTTGCAATGGTAGCTTTTGAACAGGGATGTTTATGGTCTGTTCTTAGGATAGCGAGGTTAGATGGGCACGGACACAGTGTTGTGCTGCTAGATCTAAATAAGAACATTTGGACTAAACCTACAAAACCACTGTTATTAGGAGCTGCCCTGTGCAAAAACATCTGTGCTTATCTTCTAAACAAATGTTCCACAGCTCACTGGGGTCTGGTCCTTCTGCAGTGCAGTTCCCACCAAAGTCAGGGCAGTGGTTGGCTGTCCATCCACGATCTGCTTTCTTTAAAGGAACTAGCTGCATTTTCTATCTGTCAATCACTCCAGCTAAGCCCTGGTTATAGAAGTGCATCTGACTCCGCTTGTTCCTACCACACACACCGCTCTCCCAAGTCCAACTCAGCACCACTAACAGACACTAAGCGAGCAAGCTGTAAAATGAGTGTTATCTTGAACCACAGAAAGCTCCAAGAGATCAGAACTCCTTGACTAAAGGGCCCACCTGGTAGAACTACCGAGTCAGAGCTGTGCTCGGGCACGGGACAGCCGGGTTTCCCTTCCAGCCTGGTTGTGCCCTGTCACAGattgcagctcagcagcagcgcGCGCAGATCCAGGACACAAAACCTTTTTCATGGTCACCGAAACCTCTCTGCTAGACCAGCAACCTGCTTACGTGCTCCTCAAACACGTCTTCCTTCATCAGAACAGCTGCCGCTGCATTACATAGAACTCCAGAAAGTGCTTCAGACAtcctgtttaaaaatactgactACATAAACCCAAATCCATGATTCCTAAGATATGACTTTTGCCCTCATGCGTTCTGTGGTGCATACGCATTAGGTACTGCCAGCAACCTTGACTAATTACTCACACGTAGATATATGTCTGTGTACACATATATGCAGCTGGAAACCAAGCACAGCCATTCACTTCACGCTCATGACTGGTACAAAACCTGATTTTGTAAAATCCCTCTCTAGATCTGAACCCAAATTACCACAGATCGGAGCACCACCTGTGCAAGTGAGCTCTGCAGCATCCTGGAAGTTGATGCAacttcctctctgcttccaaAAGTGAAATGCATACAGACCAACCCTCACCACCAAACCTTCCTTTCTAAAGCCTCATACGGCCCAAGACCAAGGGAACAcgctgaaaagaaagcagacacaACTGCCTGCTCCTGCATTATTCTGAAGATTCACAACTTTTTTTGATTTACAGCTAGTACGTTTTCAATAAGTAGGACGTGCCACGCAAAGTAGAGAGTTGTTACGACAAATCTccattcaaaatgtatttttaattgtcatACTTGGCCACTAAATCTTCAAACACCAACAGCCAGCCGCGAGATTTCCCTCAGCCATAAGCAGCAGCGCTCTGAACCGATCCTGCCTGCCAGGGAACAAGCTCCACATCTCCCCAGATCATCCagaggctgaacagacccagcaTGAACTCACCACTCAAACATAATGCGAACTCCGTACTGACAGCTTTCCAAAACGCTGAATTTATGCGACCAGATGTGAATCCCAGAAgctatttctttctgtaattccATTACGTGGACAACAGTACGTCACACAACCCAAGGAGCAAAATCAGCTCCTGCAACACGCCTCAAAGAATGCTCTCACATAGAATTCTTCCTGCACCAAACCAGAGCAAAAAGAACACAGtaagaaaaacccacaaactgCTTGCTGATCACAGACAGCTCAGTGATCGTGATTCTGTCCCATTTAACCTGCAGGCAGGAGATCACCTTCAAATGAACTCGAGTCACAGCCAGTGCTATCCAGAATGCTTCCCACCACTCGCTATGTCACTGGAAAACCatgttttatgtaaaaatattgtGTGTTAAATCCTTAGCAGTCACATCAGTCAAGGATAAAATGAATTGCTAAAATACTTATCAGGAGTATCACAGATAATGTTATGCAGATCGACCCTCTGCATcccaagaagaaaattaagagtGTAATTAGTGGAGGAAAGAGTATTAAAAgcaacagtttattttctcagtatttacttatttctgatttcagtttagAAAATATAGGACCCTGACAGCAACAAACTGAAATTACACCTCTTGTGATTTCTACAACTCGCGCTGGTCCAGCAGAATGAGCGCTCCCTCTGTTGGCTGATGGCTCCTTATTCTCTCACCAGACTAAGTGGAAATTCAGCTTTGCTACGAGCAGCTGTCTGACACCACAGAACAGAATCCAGCATCACTGGCACAAGAACGAGAGAAGGCCATGGTACCAAGGAACCTGGTAGGCGTTGGTCTCTCTTGTGAGTCCCAATTATAGGAGGTGACAGTGCTGTGTTCTAGGAGGAACTCACAGCTCACGCAGTACGTCAGTCCTCCTTTGAGGCTGTTACAACAAACCCAGAACTGCTGTCAGTATAACGTGCATCTTCAGTGTAGACATCACTGAGCTTCCTTCCTCATTTTGCAAGGATGCTGCAATTAGAAGTCAGCTCAGTGTTCTGTTAGAGCTCAGTGCCTTCTCCACTCAGCCTGGGCACCTTACATCCGTGGCAACCATTGACCCAACTACAGTCAACCTCAACTCCCACGCTCCTCCCGTGATAAGGAAGGAGGCTCTCCAGAAAATAACTCCCAGTAATTTGCAAGTTACAGATAGAGCTGAGGAACAGCTGCCCGAAGTAACCTCCAGTTTCTAAATTCATTATCGGTCCATAAGAAATTGTCCATAAATATTGGCAGTTATGTTAAAATGAACAGCTGACTAATTTGGTCCAACCTGAAAGAGATCCAAATGCTGTAGAAAACCAGTACAGAATATACACAGTCCCACATGCAAAGAAGTGGATGGATCCATTTTGATGGATCGAGAACAGACGTAGCATGTGTCTCACCCTAGTCTGAGAGTCTCACGAACGCCTGATCAATCTTCCAGACTACAAATTCCCATTTTAGTATCCTGTCATGGAAAGAGATCACCCACACAAAACTTGCCTACTCAAGACAATGAGCACCCAAGAAATTCATCCTTGAGGTTTTCCTCAGCCCAAGGGAACAGAGTACAACTTCAAACCTTCTGAGCAAACAGGCACTTAAGTTAGCGAAGATATCTcctttttattacagaaaaataaaggatcAGTTAATCAGTTATGTGATACTCCTGGCACAATGCAGATGTTGCAAATACACTGTGTGGGTGCACAGACAGCAGATACCAACCCGACTGGCGACAGAAACCTTTATAATGGCAAAATTACTTCTGCCACTCCTCTGACAACACCGCAAATCTGAATCCAATGCAAAGGGGTCAAACGCCACTTCTAGCTTTTACTCTGGAGGTAAGTGTGAtctttttcacagcatttaGTCTCTGTAATTCACTTTTCTTGTGACTGGTTTTCTTCTTGAACAAACCCAGACAACACAGCTAGAAAAGAATCCCAGTACACCAAGAGATGTGACTGCTCTGTGAGCTGAGCAAGGAGGTAGATACCAgagatgttttcttcagatGGAGCACAGAAGAGGATCCTGTGCTAATTAACCGGTACCAAGATTCTGGTCGCTGGCACCAAAATACTGCAGGGCATCAGCATGAGACAATACAGTAGCATTGAGACTTGTCCAGCAGCTACATCTGAACCACGTATTCCTGGCATCTGGAACAGAAAGGCACCTCTAATTAGCATCTTCACTAATTTGTTGTAGGTATGCAGTGCACAGAACAAGTCCTGGACTGCTCTACCTGTTTTTACATTGATGAGCAACACCTTTTAGGCAACCATTGTAAACACTCTCACTCAGCTGGAGCGCTCATAAGTTTCATTACTTGCATTGTTTTATTTGGTTAATCATCATTTAGTCCACGTTCCCAAGGAAAACAGCTCAAGATAAGCTGTCAGGAATGTCATCAATTCTCAGCAGACAGTGACTGCAGCATTGTGCACGCTCCCATTTCTGGTTCAGGTGTGTCTTGTGTACAGGACAGAAATTACACTTTCCTCAAACAgtcaagagggaaaaaaaccactgtTTCCCCAAGGAAGGGGACACTGACCAGGTTGATACAGAAAAACCCCACCATTATCAGTTCAGTCAAAATCCAGGTCATGGCCAAAAGGCCGCTGTCAGAAGAATTTCTTAACTTCTTGTCCTTAAGCTTTGCAATCTACTGACcaacggggaaaaaaaaaaaaaaccaaaactgtaGAAGTAATTGATTGTAGGATCCAAATCTCTGGGAATCAAGGGGTTGTAAGAAAACCAACCTACAGCAGCTAATATTTCAAAGCTGTGCTCATCAGCAGCTGAAAGACGTGCAGACAACAAGACTTGAGAACAATTTAAAAGTACAGCTCACCTTCTCACATCACAATGCAAGACAATCCCATACAGCCTTGATTCCCATCTTCATTGCTGTTCAGCCTTTTCATCCGGTACTGCCGAATCTCTCTCACCAGCGTGTAAAACGCATCTTCCACACCCTGAACGCAAATCATCCAGGTAAACTGCTTTCATCCCTGAATCTTACAAGATCACCAGACCCCACTGGTGCATTAAATCAAAAGCTAAAAATTGCAAACTGTTTCAGAAGCGTTTACTCCTACAGCTAATGAAAAAGCACATGGGAAAGAGTTAAACCATTCTTCGTTTAGCGTACAAACGAGGAACAGAAACACCTTACCTGTCTCGTTTTAGCTGATGTCTCTATGAAGGGAATTCCATAGCTTTTTGCTAATTCTTGAGCCTGTTTTGTGTCTACTGTTCTTGTGGGCAAATCACACTTATTCCCAACCAGCACCATCGGCACATCGTCTGAATCTTTCACTCTCTTGATTTgctctcttaaaaataaaaaacataaattaattctcctcaaataaaagctgttttaattCAGTATCCCAACAACCTTGTGCTACAAACATTTACATATATTGTAGCTGGACAGGACATCAGGGGTTCTAATCTACAGGTGTACTTCTAATAACTTGATATAGTCTTATATGTGGTCTACAAGATAACTTTGCTTCATGTGTTTTTGCCCTCTCGCCATGTTCCTATGCATTTTTTATGTCAGTTAATTAACCCAGATTGCTGCCCCACTCTCTCCTGACTAATAATATACAGATGCAGAATAGCTTGAAAAAACTTCCTGAAAGATGCAGgagatttcatatttttcttttatttagttttcacTGAGGATAACGACAAAAATGCTTGatgccttttccagccttcccGCCTCAAAGCAAAGACTCAGACTGTACCTGTAAAGGTTAATATCAGCAAATGATTTGCTGTTGTTAATGGCAAACACGCAAAGGAATCCTTCCCCAGTTCTCATGTACTGATCGCGCATAGCACTGTATTCTTCCTGTCCTGCAGTGTCCAGAATATCTAACAAGCACGTCTCTCCATCAATGACAACCTGCTTTCTGTACGAAtcctgcagaaaacacaagcaaatTGTAGGTGAGAAAGACATGACGCCGCTATTTCCCGTGCCTGACTGCGTTTGGGGGGGATATAATTCAAAAGAACTTTTCTGCTCCCCTCCCATCACACGGTGAGAAAAACCCAAACTCACCAGCATCCATAAAATTCACAGCGTAGAAGATGTTACCCTAACCCTCCCCAAACTTTCCTTTCGCAGAACTCCCGGCCAGGACAGCTCCCCCGGCGGTAACGCCGCTCCCGCCGCAGCTCCGCAGCAGCCCCGGGCTCACCTCGATGGTGGGGTCGTACTCGTCCACGAAGTGGTTCTGGATGAGCTGGATGGTCAACGCGCTCTTCCCGACGCCGCCAgctcccaccaccaccagctTGTACTCGGTCATCGCCCTCCCAGCGGCCCAGTGCGGAGCGCGGAGCCGCCTGCCCCGGCCGGCCCCAGCCCCGCCACCCCGGCTGACCGCTCCCGCACCGCGAACGCGGAACACCCTTCTGCACAGCTTCCGGCTTCCGGTCCCGGCGTGTCGTCATCACCAAGCGCCGGAAGTACATCCGCTGCGCTCCGGCACGTGACCGCAGCGGCTGCCAGCTGACTCGGGGCGGAGGGGGGGAGGGCTGCGGCGCCCGACGACAAGACAGACACGGGCGAGGAGAAAGGCGTTGTTCAAAATCAGTAAAACTTTATTCTATTTCCATTCTTTGCcattaacagaaaaaattggagaaagcaatgtttgttttacaaagaTAATGCATCTCCCAGAGAAGAAAACCCTAAATTGAGAATAGAGgtaacatgaaaacaaaacaaaaaaaccacagtacTGCCCTCTATTCAAAGAAAGTAACTCCTGATCTTTTTGGTAAAGTAATACTTAGACCAATCATTCAGTTTTCTTGCTTGATAAAGTGTGACTGGGGAAACGGGAGAAGGGGATGgaagggggggagggaagggggagggaagCACACAGACATCAACTATTTCACCTTGATGAAAGTTTCAATACAGCTATGGAAAGCCtaagtatttattcttttacagTACACTGGGTGCCggctgcaaagaaaaaaaatggattcaCTTCAGgcacaatttctttctttgtaaatttAAATCAGTAAAAGAAACTGGGTTTAGAAGCTGCAGTGTTCTAAGCAGCAGCAAATTTGtgcattgttttaaatatatttaagttaCCACACTGATGGCACGCCTCAGCCTTATGAAATTCTGCACTGCAGGCATTTCAGAACACTACAAAAAAGGCCTACCCCAGAAAGAGACTTTCACTGAGCTCTAACACAACTTGGCTGGCTAAAGGattcaaattaaatgaaatatgaaaacaaagtaacaTCTAGCCATCAACTTAAGTTATCTGAACGTTCATACAGATTTTCTATCAAACTGAACTTAGTCCACCCTCCTATGGTCCTCAGAATTTGAGCAGAGTGAGCTTTCCACATCCACTTCGAAGGAAAGACGTAACGCAACTGAGTACTAAGGCATAGTAAAATACCTTGGCCAAGGTAACAAAGAAAGCATAGGTAAGTGTAGTGCAGAATTCCATAAGGTCTACCAGAGTAGAGCTGTCTATAATGTTTACTCACATAGGCAATGTAGATTTGCAGTTACCAGTTGCGTTAAATGCACCATTCAAAACAAGCTTCTAAAATGTGATACTATAAGGCGCCACCTTAAGTTCTCCAGAATGCAACTgtgcataattttaaaatggtttcataaatttattttaaacataacaTGAGAAGGTGTTAAAACTGGTGTAATAGCTTCTTAAAATTTGGAAGGGATGAATAGGGAGATATTCAGTACCCTTCACCAGCCCCCACCACTCTGTCGTACTTCAAGCACTGGCTTTGTTGATCAGTCTATAACACCAGCTTGACGGATCTTTCTCTCTGCACCAAAtccctgcaaagaaaaaaacaaatcttttagGGCTGGCACTGTGCTTTATAGCAGGCTTGTTTTGATCCTACCGTGCACAGCATCAACACATTTCTAATTCACCCCATTTGTCTTCAGAACCAGAGAAAGTCACAAAACAAGTCACGTGGGTTGCTCTTCTGAAACTATGGCATGCATTAGCACCCCAAACACCCAACCAAAGCAGCATGACCTCGCACAGCAGACAACTATCGTAAGGGAATTAAGTTGACATATTTCAAACAGTTTTGACTTTCAACAGTGGAAACAATGTTATCCAAGTTAAACCACAAGCTGGTTATCCCGCAAGCCAGCCTTGTATCTTGCATACCTTTGAGTTATCCGGTCCCCTGGGCTGACGAAGAACTGTTAGACGAGGAGCATTGGCATCGTCCAGATTAATGTTCTTTAAACGATTAACAAGTCTATCTGGACGTGGAGCAGCAACAGCCTTAGCGCCTTCACTGTAAGAAAGTCAATCACACAGAATCCTGATGACTTCCCAGAGATGGTACAAGCTACCAAATTCAGTCACTTCCCCTATTAAGGCATCAGCACAGCCTGCTTTGTTTGAAAGCAGACCCTCCGGATGACACTACATCTGCCTCAAAGCCATTACTTTAGCCACTGGATGCTGAAACAGCAGTACCTCCAGTTGAGTAAAGGTATTGTAGTTACTATTAATGCATGCACAACTTAATTACAgatagctctttttttttttttttaaatctgttcttaaggaaaagaattctgctgctgcactgcactggCAGCCCTACAAGTGCTGGTACATCTGAGAGAGAGGCTCTCACTAAAGCCAACCACAATTCAGAGCTCCAGTTGTAGGAACAGCTAGCTCAGTTTAAAAGCAGTATGTGCTCCATTACTGATGCAGTCTGCCAGATCAAACTAGTAATTTGAAATCCTCACCAGACACGCCACACGTTACAGGCACTGCATTTCCCTGTGCGCTGGTTCAGAATTACTGAGAACTCTACTTCATCCCCAGCTTGTAGTTCCACACCGTCCTGTACTTCTTTGACATGGAAGAAGAGCTTTTTGCTGTCACCCACTTCATAGTTAATGAAACCaaactgaaaaccaaaacattaCATAGTTATCTATTTCCCCTTAACCCAAGCAGATACAATGATACACTCGTTGTATTACAAATACAACTTGTACACCAAACAGAATGCTATTTCTGCTAGTCTACCCACTCCTCATGGGTTTCTAAATGGGCATTTAAGCCCCAAAGTCTATAAGCAAGTTCTAAAAACTGCCAGTCCTTTATCAAAGCAAGCTGACAAAGTTTTAGTGAACTAAGAAACACACTGTTGTGCATTCTTTTCTAAAACTCTACCTTCAAAATTAcctaacaacttttttttttcctcctgattaCCAGTGACAGTTAAAGAAGTGCATTATTTTGATTTACTGCTTTATTTGTGCTGTGTCAAGGAAGGCTCTCCTTAGGTAATAGGAAAAGAGCA
Proteins encoded in this region:
- the NRAS gene encoding GTPase NRas; this translates as MTEYKLVVVGAGGVGKSALTIQLIQNHFVDEYDPTIEDSYRKQVVIDGETCLLDILDTAGQEEYSAMRDQYMRTGEGFLCVFAINNSKSFADINLYREQIKRVKDSDDVPMVLVGNKCDLPTRTVDTKQAQELAKSYGIPFIETSAKTRQGVEDAFYTLVREIRQYRMKRLNSNEDGNQGCMGLSCIVM